A stretch of Triticum aestivum cultivar Chinese Spring chromosome 1D, IWGSC CS RefSeq v2.1, whole genome shotgun sequence DNA encodes these proteins:
- the LOC123182464 gene encoding protein ABA AND ROS SENSITIVE 1 has translation MDQRKALFRAKLREAKEKQEKRIDPSLVRYNEYDQPICRVCNVTLKSEALWPAHQVSRKHHEAKAVAAAKVTPAAAPRGNNVSHERPAEPQKAKSSPMPANFFDNQGTKRQSDGTGSEGRPVRHQVANAQPATKEASADKPSVRMDQAPNKGSKGSTDVKGILPGNFFDYTEEDEDEVPTPAPAPKEPNRTSGNTTNPNPVQVKGVPDGFFDSSNTQPSETSASSQAANNLETAQVKALPEGFFDNKDADLRARGIQPPKVDINDAYKEFEKEIQEDLQEVDDRLEEEEIDAAAEREEYLTLEQEEYRQRVDMLKKQLTESKAARTAKANSKPVGMDTDSSASDSSSDDEDDGTDFAVDWRAQHMK, from the exons ATGGATCAGAGGAAGGCCCTGTTCCGCGCCAAGCTCCGCGAGGCCAAGGAGAAGCAGGAGAAGCGCATCGACCCCTCGCTCGTCAG GTATAATGAATATGATCAGCCCATCTGTAGAGTCTGCAACGTTACGTTGAAATCCGAAGCACTTTGGCCTGCGCACCAGGTTTCACGGAAACATCATGAG GCAAAAGCTGTCGCAGCCGCTAAAGTTACACCAGCTGCAGCTCCTCGTGGCAATAATGTCAGTCATGAACGACCAGCTGAGCCTCAGAAAGCAAAATCCTCTCCGATGCCTGCCAATTTTTTTGACAATCAGGGAACGAAAAGGCAAAGTGATG GTACTGGTTCTGAGGGAAGGCCTGTACGTCATCAAGTGGCTAATGCTCAACCAGCAACCAAAGAAGCAAGTGCAGATAAACCATCTGTCAGGATGGACCAAGCTCCAAATAAAGGGAGTAAAGGCAGTACCGACGTGAAAGGAATTCTTCCAGGGAATTTTTTTGATTAtacagaagaagatgaagatgaagttccaactcctgctccagctccaaagGAGCCCAATAGGACTTCGGGAAATACCACCAACCCCAATCCCGTGCAGGTGAAAGGTGTCCCAGATGGCTTCTTCGATAGCAGTAACACACAGCCCAGCGAAACCAGTGCATCGTCTCAAGCGGCGAATAATCTGGAAACTGCTCAAGTAAAAGCTCTGCCCGAAGGATTCTTCGATAACAAAGATGCGGATCTCCGTGCACGTGGTATTCAACCTCCAAAAGTTGACATCAA CGACGCATACAAAGAATTTGAAAAGGAAATTCAGGAAGACCTCCAGGAAGTTGATGACCGCCTCGAAGAAGAGGAG ATTGATGCTGCTGCCGAGAGGGAAGAGTACTTGACCTTAGAGCAAGA GGAGTACAGGCAGCGAGTAGATATGCTGAAGAAACAGCTCACCGAGTCAAAAGCCGCACGGACTGCTAAAGCGAACAGCAAACCCGTCGGCATGGACACGGATTCCAGCGCCAGCGACTCATCGAGCGACGACGAAGACGATGGCACAGATTTTGCTGTTGACTGGAGAGCGCAGCATATGAAATGA